In Oreochromis niloticus isolate F11D_XX linkage group LG12, O_niloticus_UMD_NMBU, whole genome shotgun sequence, the DNA window GATGTCTCTGTATTCACTGTCTGGATAATCCCAACCATAACCTGCAGCACTGCAGAACCTCCGCAACAGAGCATCCTCCACCCTTAGAGACACATACACCAACTCAAAGAGGACCTGCTCCCAGCTATTTTACAGTTCAAACGCATGCGTAAAACGTTAGGCCGCACTCACCGGCAGTTGACCACCGTATAAACAGCTTCTTGTTTCTCTGTACCGTATAAGCAGCCTGCTCTCCGGGTCACTCGTCTGCTCAGGTATTTCATGTAAACATACGCATTACTCGGAAGTTTGTCGCTATGCAGTTCGGTTGTTTTCAGCAGCTTGTGAGCGCAGTAAATGTGAACGTAAACTAAATACACGGAACATACAGACAGTGAGGCCACAATGTAACTCTGCACATTTCCCATTATCTCTTAAAATATCCATGCAGGATCACAGATACCGCTTAGCAAAGGTTAGTTCCAAGTGCATGCAACAGTACGGCAAACGCCCGGGGACAAACAGTGCGCTTTCGGCTCATCAGCAATGAAACTCACACTCAGTgacgatttaaaaaaatctttactgtcGATGCACGATCACGTATTCCACaattattttacatatttttcagAGTATAAATTACAGCTGTTTCAGAGTCGGTTCCTCTCACCAATTTTCTAGTACagtgtaaaaatatttatttttgcttatcAACTGTCTGAAAAGTGCGAACTATTCAGCAATTcgttatctatttattttttccaaaacGAAGGGGAGATGTCACTCTTATTGGCTGCAAAGAGagcttaacaaaaaacaaaacaagacccTCCAACAACTCATCTATAGAAATATACAAAGAGAACATTCATATCCGGGCTGAAGGGGACATTGTGTCTTCTTCAGTGGTTCCTGAGGTGACGGAGATGTCCTGACTCGTCTGTCCCGTCCCCGCTTTTAAACTTCTTCATCCAAATAGAAGCAGCAGCACAATGCAGACTGAATTCACTGCGATCAGTGGCACTACAGGGGAAAAGAACACATGACATGGTCTGAGCCAAGAGAAGTTAAAGTGATCTAAGTTACTCTGTCTGAAAAATACTGAGTGTGTGATGAAGTGGACACCCACCTCTCATGACTGTCCTGACGGAGCGGATAAGGTTCATTAGCTGGACTTTGATGCCTGGTTCATCACCAAATCCCCCGACACTTTGATCCACTCCCCAGCCAACTGAAGATGGTTAAAACGAACGGATTTGCATTAAGTAGAGTGGGAATTAAAAGtacaaaatgtaaacatatACGAACAACATAAAGTCTTCCTGTCAAATGGATAGAAGGTGGTGTAGCAACTTTAAATAAAGCGAAATCACAAACCTTTGTGCCATTTAAATTGTTCTATTGTTCTATTTGACGAGCTATTTAGCATTACCCAGCTTAAATGCTGG includes these proteins:
- the LOC100710589 gene encoding immediate early response 3-interacting protein 1; this translates as MAFTLYSLIQAAILCINAVAVLHEERFLSKIGWGVDQSVGGFGDEPGIKVQLMNLIRSVRTVMRVPLIAVNSVCIVLLLLFG